The segment ACGAGACAGGGCTCGTATTTTTTCGTTTTCAGGAAGGTTTGCAATCGCACTATACAAGAATGCAAATGGTTCATCGGGAGAATCTCCGCGGACCTCAAGAATCGAAGGACCTTTGGCTATCCATTGCTGAATCCTTTCCATATCTGAAAGGCGGCCGCCAATAACAATCTCCGTTGTCATTTTAGGTTTTGTTGCAGCTGACCATTCTTCCCAAAAACCTTCTATATCACGAATGTTATCTGATAAATTCTTAATTTGTCTGCCCAACCATAGAGCCACGGCTGGAGCTAAATCAAGCCATTGCTCAATAGCATCGGCAGCAATTACTCTGACATCTTTCCAAGCGGCAGTGGCTCTTTTTTCGTTTTGCCATTTTACTCTACCAGGCCAAGCTCTGGGAGTAACAAAAACAAAACTGGTATCTTTCTGGGTAAACCCTAAAGGATCGGCAGTGCGTTTTAAGTAATCCTCTTCTGCTTTTTTACCTGGCGAAGCTTCTGTTCCGATCTCCCAAGCAGAACTTCCTGTCGGGAAAAGAGTAGAAGCTACGGGTGTTTTTAAACGACCATCCCATCCGGGATTTGCAACGCTGTCACCACTAGGAAACTCAATTTCTTCAATGGTTGGAGCAGTAGCAAAAACAAGACGGCGGATAAGTTCCGGCAACGTCTGAGCACAATGTCGTTGATTGCTAGTTATCCAATTTTTAATATCTCCTGCTGTTATCCACTTCATAAATTATTTAAATAATTATTCACAATAGAGGGTATTCCATTTTCGTAAGATTTTCGGTATACTATAAATATATCACTTAGTTTTAAAAACATCAATCCATTATGCCTATACCAATTACAAAAAGACAAAAAGAAGTTTTAGACTTCATTAAGGGGTTCGTAAAAAAGAAGAAATATCCCCCAACTCTAGAGGAAATATGTAGTGGGCTTAAGCTTTCCGCTGTATCTACTGTTCATCAACACATTGAAGCTCTTGCCGAAAAAGGATACCTAAAAAAGGCCGGCAATAATGCCCGGTCAATTGATGTGAGCGAACCAGAAACAATGATTAAAATTCCTCTACTTGGAACAATTGCGGCCGGAGAACCGATTGAAGCAATTCAGCAAAATGAATTTATTGCTGTACCCAAAACAAAATTACCGGCGCATGGTGAAGTTTATGCCCTTCGAGTAATTGGCAACAGTATGATCGACGAGAATATTAACGATGGAGATATTGTCCTGGTTAAACATCAGAGTACAGCTGAAAACGGCCAAAAAATTGTCGCGCTTATAAACAATCAAGAAACTACCTTAAAAAAATTCTATAAAGAAAAGGGGCACATACGTTTACAACCGGCAAATAAAACCATCGAACCTATTATTTTAGACAGAGGAACTCCATTGGCTATCCAGGGAATAGTTTTGGATGTAATAGAAAGTCAACCAAGAATAGAGGTCTCAAACAAACAAGAGCCAAAAAAAGAGACTGCGCAGCAACTCCTTTCGCTATCACAAAAGAAAATTAAAATTTCTCATAAACCAGCCACAGATGCCGACGTGATACTTTTTCATGGTGACCGGCTTGATCTTATGAAAGGATTACCTGATAAATCCGTAAAACTTGTCGTCACTTCACCACCATACAACATTGGCAAAGAATACGAAAAAAGAAAAGATTTAGATTTGTATCTGGCCGAACAAGAAGAAACTATAAAAGAAGCGATCCGTATTCTTACTGATGATGGCAGTATTTGCTGGCAGGTTGGAAATCATATCGGCAAAGACGGTGAGGTCTTTCCGCTCGATGCGCTCATTTATGCTATAGGGAAAAAACTAGGTCTTAAATTACGGAATAGAATTATTTGGCGATTTGGGCACGGCCTACATTGTACAAAGAGGTTTTCAGGACGACACGAAACGATTGTTTGGTTTACCAAGGGCGATAATTATACTTTCAACCTTGATCCTGTCCGCGTGCCCCAAAAGTATCCAGGCAAAAAGAATTTTAAGAAAAATGAAAAGTATGGAACCTTATCAGGCAATCCCCTAGGAAAGAACCCTGAAGATGTGTGGGATATACCAAACGTCAAAAATAATCATCCGGAAAAAACAAATCATCCATGCCAGTTTCCAATTGAGCTTATAGAGCGTTTGATATTATCCATGACCAACCCGGGAGATGCTGTGCTTGATCCGTATTTGGGCGTAGGGAGCGCAATCTGCGCTGCAGTGATTCATAACCGCAAAGGATATGGATCGGACATTATGAAGGGGTATTTGGATACTGCTGAAGAAAGAGTCAAGGCAGCTGCAAATGGCACACTAAACCGCCGGATGATGGGAACACCGGTTTATCAACCAACCAGCAATGTAAAGCTTGCTGAATTACCAGATGAGTTTAAGAAAGCTCGTGAGAGTCTATTTGGGCCCGGGCTTTGACCCGTTGTATTTGCGAAGTTTTATTTTTGCTAGAGCCTCTGTTTTATTTGTTTTGAAAAGCTCTCTAAGAGTTTGGGATTTTGTTTTTTCTTCATCGGTCAAGCCGATACTTAAAACGAATACCGGAATATCAATATTACTTTCTCCTCGATTCTCAAAATCAACAAGTAGCTGTTCAAATGAGGAAACGCCGGTAGACATCAATTTTACTAGCTCACTACTAGGCACGATCTCTATTCCGCATTCGATATATTTGAGATTTTTGAAAATGATCATCTTAGAAAAAATGTCATAACCCATAAAGGCATATTTTCCAAACTGAATTTCCAACCCAACTTTATTTTTTATTCCATCCATTTCACGAAATCTGCCTTTACCAAAAGCATGACGTGGCTCAACGAAATCCCGTTTCTTACCGTCTTTTGATTTCTCGGTCCAACCCTTTTTGTGAAGCTCATGTTTTAAATAATCATTCATGTCCACCGGCGAGAAGAGAACTTGTCCTTTTTTAGTTTTTTCTTTGCTCTCCTTCGTTAAACAAATAGTGCTATCCAAGGATTTTATTGCATTAAAAACTTCCTGAAGTTCTTTCGGGTGTTTTTCTTTGAGAAATTTCTCTCCGCCCTTAAATGAATAAGTATTGATAACCTTCATAAACCTATCTAAATTAGAAATCCCTTATAACTACAGGATATCAGAGAAATTGAAAAAAATCTATAACTAAGTTTTTGTCAGCTTTTGCCAGAATAATTTATCCACAGGGGGCCCTATTGACGGCGGCCTTTATGGTCCGCTATTATGGACCTGTAAGATAGGAGTTTGCCTGACGGCGTTCCGATTTATCGGAACTAAGTGAGACGAGGCTACGACTTCTGTCATTAAGCACTACGTGTTTTTTGCTTGATGATTAGAAGTGGTAGCCTCTTTTTATTTATATAAATTAATTTAATACCCTTCTGAGGCAATCGCCTGGATAGGACATACATTTTGATAAGACGAGATTAGAGGCTAGCTCCCAGTTGGGGCCAGCCTTTTATGTTGCCCCAAGAAGCAGTCCAACAATTCAAAGAATTATACGAAAAACGCTACGGCGTAAATCTCACTGACGAGGAGGCTTCTTTGCGCGCTAACAATCTTTTTAATCTTTATAAAATCACCTATATCGGTGAACCTTCAATAAAAGACTTTAATAAAAAAGTAGTGAAAAGCCATGACCTCAAACCAAACCATAATTAGCGAAATCCAATTCTACCCCGTTAAGCCCAAGGACGGACTCCTCGGGTTCGTTTCGTTTGTCCTGGACGGAAAATTCTGGATGGGGTCAGTGGCAGTATTCAGCAGGCCAGATGGCAATTACAGGTTGGTTTATCCGACACGTAAAGTAGCGGGTCAGAATATTAATATTTTTCATCCGATCACATATGAGGTCGGCCAACAGGTCGAAGTGGCCGTCAGTGAAAAAGTAGCTGAAATATTTAGTGAAAATTATGGACCAGACGAACCAACAAGAAGCGAATGAAAAACATTTTAATTGTTTTTTCACTCCGCATAAAATTTTTGATGATGAAAAATTATGCCGGTCATTGACTCACGCCGAACACGGTTTTTTTACAGCTTTATGCCATTTACATAACCGTTGTGCTAACAAAGATGGATGGTTCTGGCATGTAGATCATTCTTTTACAGATAAAAACGGAAAGAAACTGGGATTTGCCACCATGGGTTTTGGCAGTTCAACCTGTAAGAGAGCGCGAATTAAATTAGTCAGACTTAAATTGATAGAAATCAAACCGTATATTACCGATGAAAGTACTTGGCCGGCTACAATGTATCGCATTAATCCAAAACTCCTCTACGGTACCGGAGACCAAATTGGTCCACGGTCGAAGACCAATTTGAACTCTGGCCCGGGACCACCATGAGCCCCTAAGTAATAAAGAGTAAATAATAAAAAATAATTAAGATTGCCTAATTAAGGCGAGCAAGCTCGTAAAAATATGAATCAACAACCTACAACTTCAAAGATGCCAAAAGAAACCGAGCAGCAATACACGGCTTGGCTTTTGTATTGCGAATACGGGAGCATCGACAAACTGCTTCAGGCTTGGCAAGGAATCGAGAGGCGGACAAAGGCGGATGAAAGGCGGACAGAATTTGAAGCTCTAATGGAGAAATTAGGTAATCCTCCGGCGCGAACCACCATAGGAGAATGGTCAATAAAATATCAATGGATAAAAAGAAAAGAAATGAAGATAGCGGAAGATTTGGAAGCTCTACGAGAAAAGACGAAAAAAATAAAGCGAGAAAAGCTCCATAGGATCGCTGAAATATTTGACCGAATTACTAACAAAATTCTCAAAGGGCTTCGAGGAAATGAAGAACCAACTATTTCAGAATGGAAAATGGTCTGGGACATGTTTCAGATCGAGCTTGGCAAACCTACCACCAGAGGCGAATTAAAGACAGAACCAGAACAACGACCACTGACTCCCGAAGAAAAAGAGCACGGAAAGAGACTTCATAAAGCTGTGGAATGGTATTTGGAAAACCAGCTGGATGATGAAGACAAATGGCAAGAATTCCAAAAGCTCATTGAGAAAAATAAGAAAATGAGATAAAATAGAATTGCGTCCTACAAGTTTGAATTAAAGCACAGGGTAATTGCTTCTTTTGAAGCCCAATTGCGGGCTGAAAGGGGCGACTATCCTCCACAATTGGTTGCCTTGTGCAATTCAATCTTGTGGGACGCAGGCTCTGGTCGTCCCTTTTTGTTTTGTTTGACTTCCTAAAACCTTCGGCCCATGTTGTGTGTAGAAAGGCCGAAATCAATATTAAGTAAATAATTAATGAACAAACATATGAAAAATAAAGCCATAATTTACGCCGTAATCGCCATTGTAGCGGTCTTTGGGGCAGGTTACGGAGTTTATCACCTTCTAAGCAACGTACCGCAGAATAAAGGCAACGTTGATGTAGCCTCAATAACGACATTCGAGGCATGCAACAAAGCAGGCTTCCCGACCATCAAACATTATCCCGACCAGTGCCAGACTCCTGACGGGAGAATCTTCGTCAATGAAAATCCTCCGAGCGAAGCCGAGCTCGCCAAAGCAGAATCTGCGATCAAGACATTTATGGGAGAGCCGAATCTGGAGCTTGAATACATAACGCAAAAAAGACATCCCGCAAACTTCTCAGTCTTAAGCAACGTCAAACAAAATGACGGCGGGTTCACAGCCGACACTCCCGAAGAATGGTATCGCCCAGTCTACATTTTCCAGCAAAAGAATTATATCAATGACCGATGTGAAGTCTACCAATACCAAGTGACGATCAAAACAAATCAGGTCGTGGAGATTGGAATTGTCTACCCGATAGAACGCAATGCCACAACGCCAGGCAATTGCCCTGATAATGGTTCGCTTGAGACTCCGTTAAAGACCAAAGCCGAGATTGAGCAGATTGCATTTGCTTATTTCGGCAGAGACCCGGAACACACAAAATTCATGCTCCGATCAGACATCCAGCCTCAATATATTCCAAGCAAGGCAGGCGCAGCGAATCCCGCACAAAACGAATGGCGATGGGAAGATAAAAATGTCTCGCTCCCAGATGGACTAACAGGCGATCCCTGGCAACATCCAATCGCCAGAATAATAATATCGAGTGGCGGTAAGCTGATTTATTACCTGAACACCACCGACTTATTTAAAAACTAATATGAACTCAGAGGAATTAACAAAAATAACATATTTCCTCTACGCCAGAAAATCATCTGAACAAGAAGACAGACAAGTACTCTCAATTGATTCTCAGAAAAGTGAGCTTGAATCATTAGCTAAAAAAGAAAGACTAAATATTGTAAGTCGGTTTGAGGAATCATACTCGGCCAAAGGCCCGGGCAGAAAAATCTTTAATGAAATAATCGCCCGGATAGAAAAAGGTGAAGCCAATGCTATTCTTGCGTGGCATCCAAACAGGCTCTCAAGAAACTCGGTTGATACCGGATATTTGATCTATCTCATGGATCAAAACAAATTGCTTGAAATCCGGACTCCGGGCCAGACATTCAAAAATACTCCCAACGATAAATTCCTTCTTAACCTGCTTTGCAGCCAGGCCAAACTTGAAAACGACAACAAAGGCATAGATGTGAAGCGCGGGTTGAGGCGCAAAGTAGAATTGGGATGGCATCCCGGTCCGGCTCCGATCGGCTATTTAAACACGCCCGACAAAGAAAAAGGATTTAAGACAATCCGTAAAGATTCAAAAATGTTCCCGATTATCAGGAAAATGTTTGATATGGTCTTGAGCGGGAGCTATACCGCACCAAGAGTGCATGAGATCGCAGTCAATCAATGGGGTTTAAAGAAATTGGCCCGAAGCGGCTTCTATCGCACGCTTTATAATCCCTTCTATTATGGCTGGTTTGAATGGCCAAGAGGTAGTGGTAACTGGCATAAAGGTAAACACGAACCGATGATCACGCGCGAAGAATTCGATCGCGTCCAACAGCTACTCCATCCTGGTCAAAAACCAAAGCCCGAAAAGCACGTCTTCGCTTATACCGGCATGATCCGCTGTGGCGAGTGTGGCTGTATGGTTACGGCCGAAAATAAAGTTAAAAGAAATAAGCAGGGTGGCGAACATTATTATACTTATTACCACTGCACGAAGCGCAAAGGCCCGTGCAGTCAGCAATGCATTGAAATAAAGGATTTAGAAAAGCAGATAGCAAAAACTCTGACCGGCATTGAAGTACCGCCAGAATTCCACAGCTGGGCTATGACATGGCTCCGGGCCGAGAACGGCAGAGAATCAAGCGACAGAAATAACATTCTTAACAATCTACAAAAGAATTACGAGGTGTGTGTCCGTAAGCTGGACACGCTGATTGATATGCGCGCTGCCGGGGAGATCACTGAAGAAGAATTTAACAAAAAGAAATCGACGGTGACCCAGGAAAAAGCCAGACTCCAGGAACTTTTAAATGACACTGACAACCGCGTAGACAGCTGGCTCGATGTTGCAAACCGGGTCATTAGATTCTCTGAAGACGCAAAAGAAGCATTCGAAAACAAAGGACTTCAGGCCAAGAAAATCATTCTGGCCGGCCTCGGTTCGAACCTCCTCTTAAAAGACAAAATACTCGAGATTGACGTACAAAATGCACTCCTGCCCATGCAACTCGTCTCTTCCGGGGCGAAAATAAAAACAAACCGGTTAGAACCGGTCAAAGTGAGCCTAAATAAAGAGAAAAGCAGAGCTTTTGGCTCTGCAAATCCCACATGGCTCCGGGGGTGGGATTCGAACCCACGACCAATCGGTTAACAGCCGAACGCTCTGCCACTGAGCTACCCCGGAATATCTTAAAAATTACCAAAATTACTTTGGTTTTATACTTTATCAATAATCTCTTAATTTTTCAATACCCTTAAATCCCTGCACTTTTTCAAGCGCCTTAGCTTCAATTTGACGGATACGTTCGCGCGTTACGCCAAACTCTTCACCGACTTCTTCCAAGGTATGCGAAACTCCATCAGAAAGTCCGAAACGCATTTCCAAAATTTTTTGTTCGCGAGGCAACAAATCTTTAATTGCTTCTTTAACATATTCGCGCAAAAGTTGCAGCGCCGCGGCGCGGTCCGGAGAAACATTTTTAAAATCTTCTATAAAATCTTCAAGCACACTGTCTTCATCTTCATCACCAACCGAAGTATCAAGAGAAACCGTGTCTTGCGAAATCTGAATTAAATTTCTGATTTTTTCCACATCCTCGCCCATTTCCGAAGCAATTTCTTCCGGCAATGGTTCGCGTCCTAAATCCTGAATTAATTGCCGCGCCACCTGCTGGTAACGATTAATTGTTTCCACCATATGCACCGGAATTCTGATAGTTCTTGACTGATCAGCGAGGGCGCGCGTGACAGCCTGACGGATCCACCAGGTCGCGTAAGTAGAAAATTTATAACCCTTACTCGGATCAAATTTTTCCACGGCACGCATCAAACCGATATTCCCTTCCTGGATTAAATCTGCTAAAGATAAATTTTTTCCCACGAATTTTTTGGCAATAGAAACAACAAGACGCAAATTGGCGACCATCAACCTCTGTGCCGCTTCCTGATCACCCTGGTCTTTTCGGCGAGCCAACGCCATTTCTTCTTCGGTTGTTAAAAGGGGGACCTTGCCGATTTCGCGGAGATACATCTGAATAGAATCAGTAGAAATATCACCGAGGTCTAGCCGCTTTTTTTCTTTACTGACTCCAATGTCTGCTAAAAGTTTTTTTCTTTCTTCAACGCGTCCCAAAATATCGCTCTTTACTTCGACCACGGAAATTCCGACCTCATCTACTTTATCTAAAAACTCTTCGTATTTTTTAATATAGTTTTCCAAATCAGAAAAAGTAAAAAGTATTTCCGAGTCAGTTAAAAAACCTCTCATGCGACCCTTGTCCAGGAGAGTTTTTGTCGCTACTTCGCTTGGCGGAAGAATTTTTGGTGTGAGAGCTCTCGCTGCTTTTTTCGCTTTATTTTTTTCCCCGCGTTTAACAATCTTTTTCTTCCCGACGCGCTTTTTAACTTTAATTTTTTTAGCGCTGCTTTTCTTCTTCGGCCGACGCGCTTTTTTAGTTTTCATTTATTTTAAATATTCAAAAATTTTAATCAAATCCTTAACCGCCAAAGACAAATTACAAAACTCCCCTCCCTATTTTATACTTCTACTTCAAATATTTATTAGCTGATTGAATTCTTCCGCCAATTCTTTTATTCGGCCAAGTTCTTTATTTTCTTCCGCTTTTTTCATTTCAGCTTGCAGCCGCCGGCGTTCGTTTTTAATATAGTTTTCACGCAATGATTTTGCGTTCTGCAAAATTTCATTACCAATTTCTTCTTCGCTAAATTCGGCAAAATCTTTTTCCGCTAAAAGAAATAAGCTCGCAATATATTTTTTTTCATTTGGATCATCCGAAATACTAACCATTACGTTCTCTAAATCTTCTTTATCCACAGACTTATTATAGTATAAAATTAAGTTTTTGTAAATTTCCCCGAAAGGCTCTTCCGGAAACATAAACGGCTCAAGATAAGGAACAGCCAGGGATAATTGATTGGGATATTTAAAAACCAAAGCAATAAATCTCTCAGCTAAAAGAGGGCGGCGTTTTTTTGCGGCGGCGGTAATGATTTTTTCTCCGGGCAACGACGGACTTGCCGCGATTTTTTCGTGAGGCAGGGATTCACGTAAAATCTGCTCCGGCACCCCTAAAATATTAGCTAATTTTTCCAGATAAAAATTTTGTTCAACTTTATCAGGAATTTTTATCAATTCCGCAAGTAGTGTTTTTGCCGCCTTCTTTTTGTCTTCCACCTTACGCAAATCAAGTCCGTTCAGAGTTTTTTTAATATAATAATCCATGAAGGCCATGGAGTTTGTAATCGCCTCGCGCCAAAGATTTGGATCTTTTTTTATATAATCATCGGGATCTTTTCCAATTTCCGGCGTTAACATTATAACTTTTATATTAATCCCTTCTTTCAGGGCGACGTCAATTCCCCGCATCGCCGCCGTATTACCCGCTAAATCCGCGTCAAAAGAAATCGCGAGGTTTGGCGAATATCTTTTCAATAAATTTATTTGTTCTACGGTCATGGCCGTGCCGGAAGACGCTACAACATTTTGCACACCCGCCTGATGCGAAGCAATTACATCCATATTACCCTCAACCATCACTGCCAAGTTTTCTTTTTTAATTTCCTGTTTGGCAAAATCTAAACCATAAATCACCCGACTTTTATCATAAACCAAAGTCTGCGGCGTGTTCACATATTTCCCGCCGGCGTTTTCCTTTTTCTCCGCCTCGGGCATCAAACGCGCCGTAAATCCGACAACGTGGCCGTGGATGTCGCGGATGGGAAACATTATTCTTCCCCGAAAACGATCGTAATATCCCGCGCCCCGCTCTTTTTTTACGGAAAGCCCGGCCAAAAAAATGTCTTTTTCAGAAAAACCTTTTCCGCATAAAAATTTTATCGCGCTATCCCAGGAATTCGGCCCGAAACCAAGAAAAAATTTCTCTACTGTTTCTTCAGTCAATCGACGTTTTTCAAAAAGATAATTTCTCGCCGCTTCAGCTTCGGGCATTTTTAATAAATTATAATGATAAAATCTCGCTGCCGCTTCCAAAACATCTAACAATTTTGTTTTTTGGCTTGAAAGACTTTTATCTTCATAGCGAAGCGTTACTCCGGCGCGCTTGGCCAAAATTTTTAAAGCTTCGGGAAATTCAATATTTTCAATCTTCTGGACAAAACTTATTACGTCGCCGCCCTCACCGCAGCCAAAACAATGCCAGATTTGTTTGTCGCGAGAAACCATAAAAGAAGGTGTCTTCTCGTTATGAAACGGGCAAAGACCCTTCCAATTACCACCCGCCTGTTTCATATTGGACACATACTCGCCAATAACTTCCACAATGTCCAGGCGGTTTTTAATTTCCTCAACTTGCGAATCGGGCATAATTATATTTTTTC is part of the Patescibacteria group bacterium genome and harbors:
- a CDS encoding sigma-70 family RNA polymerase sigma factor yields the protein MKTKKARRPKKKSSAKKIKVKKRVGKKKIVKRGEKNKAKKAARALTPKILPPSEVATKTLLDKGRMRGFLTDSEILFTFSDLENYIKKYEEFLDKVDEVGISVVEVKSDILGRVEERKKLLADIGVSKEKKRLDLGDISTDSIQMYLREIGKVPLLTTEEEMALARRKDQGDQEAAQRLMVANLRLVVSIAKKFVGKNLSLADLIQEGNIGLMRAVEKFDPSKGYKFSTYATWWIRQAVTRALADQSRTIRIPVHMVETINRYQQVARQLIQDLGREPLPEEIASEMGEDVEKIRNLIQISQDTVSLDTSVGDEDEDSVLEDFIEDFKNVSPDRAAALQLLREYVKEAIKDLLPREQKILEMRFGLSDGVSHTLEEVGEEFGVTRERIRQIEAKALEKVQGFKGIEKLRDY
- the dnaG gene encoding DNA primase → MPDSQVEEIKNRLDIVEVIGEYVSNMKQAGGNWKGLCPFHNEKTPSFMVSRDKQIWHCFGCGEGGDVISFVQKIENIEFPEALKILAKRAGVTLRYEDKSLSSQKTKLLDVLEAAARFYHYNLLKMPEAEAARNYLFEKRRLTEETVEKFFLGFGPNSWDSAIKFLCGKGFSEKDIFLAGLSVKKERGAGYYDRFRGRIMFPIRDIHGHVVGFTARLMPEAEKKENAGGKYVNTPQTLVYDKSRVIYGLDFAKQEIKKENLAVMVEGNMDVIASHQAGVQNVVASSGTAMTVEQINLLKRYSPNLAISFDADLAGNTAAMRGIDVALKEGINIKVIMLTPEIGKDPDDYIKKDPNLWREAITNSMAFMDYYIKKTLNGLDLRKVEDKKKAAKTLLAELIKIPDKVEQNFYLEKLANILGVPEQILRESLPHEKIAASPSLPGEKIITAAAKKRRPLLAERFIALVFKYPNQLSLAVPYLEPFMFPEEPFGEIYKNLILYYNKSVDKEDLENVMVSISDDPNEKKYIASLFLLAEKDFAEFSEEEIGNEILQNAKSLRENYIKNERRRLQAEMKKAEENKELGRIKELAEEFNQLINI
- a CDS encoding BglII/BstYI family type II restriction endonuclease, producing the protein MKVINTYSFKGGEKFLKEKHPKELQEVFNAIKSLDSTICLTKESKEKTKKGQVLFSPVDMNDYLKHELHKKGWTEKSKDGKKRDFVEPRHAFGKGRFREMDGIKNKVGLEIQFGKYAFMGYDIFSKMIIFKNLKYIECGIEIVPSSELVKLMSTGVSSFEQLLVDFENRGESNIDIPVFVLSIGLTDEEKTKSQTLRELFKTNKTEALAKIKLRKYNGSKPGPK
- a CDS encoding site-specific DNA-methyltransferase; its protein translation is MILFHGDRLDLMKGLPDKSVKLVVTSPPYNIGKEYEKRKDLDLYLAEQEETIKEAIRILTDDGSICWQVGNHIGKDGEVFPLDALIYAIGKKLGLKLRNRIIWRFGHGLHCTKRFSGRHETIVWFTKGDNYTFNLDPVRVPQKYPGKKNFKKNEKYGTLSGNPLGKNPEDVWDIPNVKNNHPEKTNHPCQFPIELIERLILSMTNPGDAVLDPYLGVGSAICAAVIHNRKGYGSDIMKGYLDTAEERVKAAANGTLNRRMMGTPVYQPTSNVKLAELPDEFKKARESLFGPGL